One genomic segment of Myxococcales bacterium includes these proteins:
- a CDS encoding MFS transporter gives MGEAAVKERAPDERSVLFLVAAVQFVNICDFMILAPLGPQLARTIGMAESHLADATAAYTFAAGIAGFFGSMFLDRFGRRAALTVAMIGLSLGTAAGGLATSMTTLVLARMLAGAFGGPATSISLAIIADVVPQERRGKAFGAVMGAFAAASVLGVPLGIALSEMGTWKTPLYAIAATGLVLTAIVRARLPPLRGHLLGHKAPERMRFPVELLRRDVVLASYAMTATVNMGAFILIPNISTYVQNNLGLATAQLKYMYFAGGIVSFFTTRAAGKLVDRFGAVGVGTVGTVIQAAVIYAGFATTATLPWSTHFLGSMYGVFMSFMFANGVRNVAYQALTSRVPRPTERASFMSLQSTVQHLAAGLGASLSARIMSTSLDRKLVGFDVVAYVAVVFALTLPLLLRLVEQRLRGADPFPTPAR, from the coding sequence ATGGGTGAGGCTGCAGTGAAGGAGCGAGCGCCGGATGAGCGCTCCGTGCTCTTCCTCGTAGCGGCCGTTCAGTTCGTCAACATCTGCGACTTCATGATCCTCGCGCCCCTTGGGCCGCAGCTCGCGCGGACCATCGGCATGGCCGAGTCGCACCTCGCCGACGCGACGGCGGCTTACACCTTCGCCGCCGGCATCGCCGGGTTCTTTGGCTCGATGTTCCTGGACCGCTTCGGGCGCCGCGCGGCCCTGACGGTCGCCATGATCGGCCTCTCCTTGGGCACCGCCGCCGGCGGCCTCGCCACGAGCATGACGACGTTGGTCCTCGCCCGCATGTTGGCCGGCGCCTTCGGCGGACCCGCGACGTCGATCTCGCTCGCCATCATTGCCGATGTCGTGCCGCAGGAGCGACGCGGGAAGGCCTTTGGCGCGGTCATGGGCGCCTTCGCGGCAGCGTCGGTGCTCGGTGTCCCGCTGGGCATTGCACTCTCCGAGATGGGCACGTGGAAGACGCCGCTCTATGCCATCGCGGCTACGGGCCTCGTCCTCACGGCCATCGTGCGGGCGCGCCTGCCCCCGCTCCGGGGCCACTTGCTCGGGCACAAGGCGCCCGAGCGCATGCGCTTTCCCGTCGAGCTCTTGCGCCGCGACGTGGTCCTGGCTTCCTACGCCATGACGGCGACGGTCAACATGGGCGCATTCATTCTCATCCCGAACATCTCGACCTACGTCCAGAACAACTTGGGCCTGGCCACGGCGCAGCTCAAATACATGTACTTCGCAGGTGGCATCGTGAGCTTCTTCACGACGCGCGCCGCCGGAAAGCTCGTCGATCGCTTCGGCGCCGTGGGCGTTGGCACCGTGGGGACGGTCATCCAAGCGGCTGTCATCTACGCGGGCTTCGCCACCACCGCCACGCTCCCGTGGAGCACACATTTCCTCGGCAGCATGTACGGCGTCTTCATGTCGTTCATGTTTGCGAACGGGGTGAGAAACGTCGCGTACCAGGCGCTCACCTCGCGCGTTCCCCGGCCGACGGAGCGGGCTAGCTTCATGTCGCTGCAATCGACCGTTCAGCACCTCGCGGCGGGCCTTGGCGCAAGCCTATCGGCGCGCATCATGTCGACGTCGCTGGACCGCAAGCTCGTCGGCTTCGATGTCGTAGCCTACGTCGCCGTCGTCTTCGCGCTCACCCTTCCTCTCCTCTTGCGTCTCGTGGAGCAACGGCTCCGTGGCGCCGATCCCTTCCCGACACCGGCGCGCTAG
- a CDS encoding sterol desaturase family protein, with the protein MTLALPTVFTIGSTLFFLVLERVRPGRALPHVPGWYARALLLNGAQLVITLGLNRVWNTWLGGPSLAGLARLGSPAAEGALAWLVGTFFFYFWHRLRHRNGFWRIFHQVHHSPARIEVATSFYKHPVEIFSDSVLGALVLYPLCGVSLEGAFWNNFFAATGEYFYHANFKAPRWLKYFIQTPELHSIHHQLDVHRYNFADLPLWDRLFGTYKDADAFAPACGFPRNNERFLGDMLRFQDVYDRGADTAQRQ; encoded by the coding sequence ATGACGCTTGCCCTTCCCACCGTCTTCACCATCGGCTCGACGCTCTTCTTCCTGGTCCTTGAGCGCGTGCGCCCGGGGCGTGCGCTGCCTCACGTCCCGGGCTGGTACGCGCGCGCGCTCCTTTTGAATGGCGCTCAACTCGTCATCACGCTGGGGCTCAACCGCGTGTGGAACACGTGGCTCGGCGGCCCCTCGCTTGCTGGCCTCGCTCGGCTCGGCTCGCCGGCCGCCGAGGGGGCGCTCGCTTGGCTCGTCGGGACCTTCTTCTTCTATTTCTGGCACCGCCTGCGGCACCGCAACGGCTTCTGGCGCATCTTTCACCAGGTGCATCACTCGCCGGCGCGCATCGAGGTCGCCACGTCGTTCTACAAGCACCCCGTCGAGATCTTCAGCGACTCGGTCCTCGGCGCCCTCGTCTTGTATCCGCTCTGCGGCGTGTCGCTCGAGGGCGCGTTCTGGAACAACTTCTTCGCGGCCACGGGCGAGTACTTCTACCACGCCAACTTCAAGGCACCCCGTTGGCTCAAGTACTTCATCCAGACGCCTGAGCTTCACTCGATTCATCATCAACTCGACGTTCACCGGTACAACTTCGCCGATCTCCCGCTTTGGGATCGGCTCTTCGGCACCTACAAAGACGCCGACGCCTTCGCGCCCGCTTGCGGCTTTCCGCGAAACAATGAGCGGTTCTTGGGCGACATGTTGCGCTTTCAAGATGTCTACGATCGCGGCGCTGACACCGCGCAGCGTCAATAG
- a CDS encoding DSD1 family PLP-dependent enzyme, giving the protein MEPWIPARVGDSVEDVDTPALVIDLDVLLGNLDGMAAYARAAGVRLRPHAKSHKCVALAKLQLARGAVGLCAQKVGEAEPFVTAGCADVLVTNEVVGRAKQARLAALAASHPAARLGIVVDDASNVFAWRDACHAEGARLDVYIELDVGQRRAGLETSDEVVRLAGLVHEAERLSLRGLHAYLGSAQHVRTPEGRRAATAVAIEKARLARAALAAAGLPCEIVTGGGTGSFPYESASGVYDELQPGSYALMDVDYAKNVADSATPSFASALHIWSTVMSVRGDRVTLDVGTKAQSTDCGPAQPILPGFRAHAVNDEHAILVRDGDGAAPPLGAKLRLVPGHVDPTVNLHDWFVVVRAGRVVDLWPIDARGGFY; this is encoded by the coding sequence ATGGAACCCTGGATTCCGGCCCGCGTCGGTGACTCGGTCGAGGACGTCGACACGCCGGCCCTCGTGATCGATCTCGACGTACTGCTGGGGAACCTCGACGGGATGGCCGCCTACGCGCGCGCCGCCGGCGTGCGCTTGCGACCCCACGCGAAGAGCCACAAGTGCGTCGCCCTCGCCAAGTTGCAGCTCGCGCGGGGCGCCGTCGGCCTTTGCGCCCAGAAGGTTGGCGAGGCGGAGCCGTTCGTGACGGCCGGATGTGCCGACGTCCTTGTCACGAACGAGGTGGTCGGAAGAGCAAAACAAGCGCGCTTGGCCGCCCTCGCCGCTTCGCACCCAGCGGCGCGCCTCGGCATCGTCGTCGACGACGCGAGCAACGTCTTCGCTTGGCGTGACGCGTGTCACGCGGAGGGCGCTCGCCTCGACGTTTACATCGAGCTCGACGTGGGCCAACGGCGCGCCGGCCTGGAGACCTCCGATGAGGTCGTTCGTCTCGCGGGCCTCGTCCATGAGGCCGAACGGCTCTCGCTCCGTGGCCTTCACGCGTATCTAGGCTCGGCGCAACACGTACGAACACCGGAGGGGCGCCGTGCCGCCACCGCCGTCGCCATCGAGAAGGCGAGGCTCGCGCGGGCCGCCCTCGCGGCTGCCGGGCTCCCGTGCGAGATCGTGACGGGCGGCGGGACCGGGAGCTTCCCCTACGAATCGGCCAGCGGTGTCTACGACGAGCTTCAGCCGGGCTCCTACGCTCTGATGGACGTCGACTACGCCAAGAACGTTGCCGACTCGGCGACACCGAGCTTCGCCTCGGCGCTGCACATCTGGTCCACCGTGATGAGCGTGCGCGGCGATCGCGTCACGCTCGACGTCGGCACGAAGGCGCAGTCGACCGACTGCGGCCCGGCGCAGCCGATCTTGCCCGGGTTCCGCGCGCACGCCGTCAACGATGAGCACGCGATCCTTGTGCGCGACGGCGATGGCGCCGCGCCACCGCTCGGCGCGAAGCTCCGCCTCGTGCCCGGACACGTCGACCCGACGGTGAACCTTCACGATTGGTTCGTGGTCGTTCGCGCCGGTCGCGTCGTCGACCTGTGGCCCATCGACGCGCGCGGCGGCTTCTATTGA
- a CDS encoding tyrosine--tRNA ligase: protein MLKPIDLDVLARTTDEIFSLDELKKKLAKGKPLRIKYGVDVTAPFLHIGHAVNLWMMRYFQEHGHKVVFLIGDFTTRIGDPTGKSAARKVPLKEEIEQNAQHFIEQVGKVLLTDPAVFEVRRNGDWFDKMSVAEFFPLLSMVTHAKLVQRDMFQKRIREHQEIYMHEMLYPLLQGYDSFMLESDLTIVGSDQLFNELMGRFYQERFGQEPQIVMTTKITPGTDGKEKQSKTLGNYIALADTPRDKFGKVMKIPDALIVQYFEVYTDHPMAEIRDYAKELESGSVNPAVLKKKLAGRVVARYHGDEVATQEANWFEETFSKRKAPEDVPEVLVPAQITVLDLVTQCDKTLSRSDARRLVRQGAVSVAGETIRGEGENDVLTDLGGKTIQIGKRRWFKLQVK from the coding sequence ATGCTCAAGCCCATCGACCTCGACGTCCTCGCGCGCACCACCGACGAAATCTTCTCGCTCGACGAGCTCAAGAAGAAGCTCGCGAAGGGCAAGCCGCTCCGCATCAAATACGGCGTCGACGTGACAGCGCCGTTCCTCCACATCGGTCATGCCGTCAACCTTTGGATGATGCGCTACTTCCAAGAGCACGGGCACAAGGTCGTGTTCTTGATCGGCGACTTCACGACGCGCATCGGCGATCCCACCGGCAAGAGCGCGGCGCGCAAGGTGCCGCTCAAGGAGGAGATCGAACAGAACGCGCAGCACTTCATCGAGCAGGTCGGCAAGGTGCTCCTGACGGACCCGGCGGTCTTCGAGGTCCGTCGCAACGGCGACTGGTTCGACAAGATGAGCGTGGCCGAGTTCTTTCCGCTCTTGTCGATGGTCACGCACGCGAAGCTCGTGCAGCGCGACATGTTCCAGAAGCGCATCCGAGAGCACCAAGAGATCTACATGCACGAGATGCTCTACCCGCTGCTCCAGGGGTACGACTCGTTCATGCTCGAGTCAGACCTGACCATCGTCGGTAGCGATCAGCTCTTCAACGAGCTCATGGGGCGCTTCTACCAGGAGCGCTTCGGGCAAGAGCCGCAGATCGTCATGACGACGAAGATCACGCCGGGCACCGACGGCAAAGAGAAGCAGAGCAAGACGCTAGGCAACTACATCGCCCTCGCCGACACGCCACGCGACAAGTTCGGCAAGGTGATGAAGATTCCCGACGCGCTCATTGTGCAGTACTTCGAGGTCTACACCGATCATCCGATGGCCGAGATCCGCGACTACGCGAAGGAGCTCGAGAGCGGGAGCGTGAACCCGGCGGTGCTCAAGAAGAAGCTCGCGGGACGCGTCGTCGCCCGTTACCACGGCGACGAGGTCGCCACGCAAGAGGCCAACTGGTTCGAGGAGACCTTCTCGAAGCGCAAGGCACCGGAAGACGTGCCCGAGGTCCTGGTGCCGGCGCAGATCACGGTCCTCGACTTGGTCACCCAGTGCGACAAGACACTCTCGCGCAGCGATGCGCGTCGCCTCGTGCGGCAGGGAGCGGTCTCGGTGGCGGGCGAGACGATTCGCGGAGAAGGCGAGAACGACGTCCTCACGGACCTTGGCGGCAAGACCATTCAGATCGGCAAGCGCCGCTGGTTCAAGCTGCAGGTGAAGTAG
- a CDS encoding carbohydrate ABC transporter permease, giving the protein MMTRRAPRAFFGSLALLSALLWVGPYAWMVLTSLKSLKDIVSRPDGILPEHPTLGAYRELFATLPVGRTLLLTVAMATLIAMLQIVLALPAGYALSKLEWRGRRVVFGLVLACLLVPAQVTFVPLYLVFAKLGLVNTMGALVLPFAVSALGTFLVRQALLSVPDEIVEAARLDGASEFVIVYRILGPMVAPTLASLFLVSFVFHYSDYFWPLVMTTDDAVRTLPLGVALLREQGSGVRWHVLMAGNVVLSAPVLLLFSVVQKQLVRGLAR; this is encoded by the coding sequence ATGATGACGCGACGCGCGCCTCGCGCCTTCTTCGGCTCGCTCGCGCTGCTGTCGGCGCTCTTGTGGGTAGGGCCGTATGCCTGGATGGTCCTCACGTCACTCAAGTCGCTCAAGGACATCGTTTCGCGTCCCGACGGTATCCTGCCCGAGCATCCGACGCTCGGCGCCTACCGCGAGCTCTTCGCCACGCTCCCCGTGGGGCGAACGCTGCTCCTCACGGTCGCCATGGCCACGCTCATCGCGATGCTCCAGATCGTCCTCGCATTGCCCGCCGGCTACGCGCTCTCCAAGCTCGAGTGGCGGGGCCGCCGCGTTGTCTTCGGCCTCGTCCTCGCATGCCTCCTTGTGCCGGCGCAGGTGACCTTCGTGCCGCTCTACCTCGTTTTCGCGAAGCTTGGCCTCGTCAACACGATGGGAGCGCTCGTCTTGCCGTTTGCCGTGAGCGCCTTGGGGACGTTTCTCGTTCGGCAGGCGCTCCTCTCGGTGCCCGACGAGATCGTCGAAGCGGCGCGCCTCGACGGCGCCTCCGAGTTCGTCATCGTCTACCGCATCTTGGGGCCCATGGTGGCGCCCACCCTCGCGTCGCTCTTTCTCGTGAGCTTCGTCTTCCACTACAGCGACTATTTCTGGCCCCTCGTCATGACGACCGACGACGCCGTGCGGACACTGCCGCTGGGCGTCGCGCTCTTGCGTGAACAGGGAAGCGGTGTTCGCTGGCACGTTCTCATGGCCGGCAACGTGGTGCTCTCGGCGCCCGTCTTGCTGCTCTTCTCTGTCGTGCAAAAACAGCTCGTGCGTGGCCTCGCGCGGTGA
- a CDS encoding sugar ABC transporter permease yields the protein MRPKAAHHPLVLTGPTALFLSLFFAAPVFASAALSFFEWDLLTPPRFVGWENYRELLLGAELARIGLRTLSFSALVVSVGTSLGLGLALLLRRPGVLFALARGAIFSAYVVSWVAVALLWLWLLDPDAGLLARVLARVGLPRLMFLTDPDLALVTLAMVTVWKTTGYAMVIFLGALDAIPKALSEAAALDGAGPFARFRFVILPELRPTAAFVVTTSLVASFQAFDVVRIMTQGGPAKATTLFVYAIYEQIFLNLSVGKASALATAFLLLLVTLSWLNLRLFRERGARA from the coding sequence ATGAGGCCCAAAGCGGCGCACCACCCGCTCGTCCTTACGGGACCGACGGCCCTGTTTCTCTCGCTCTTCTTTGCCGCGCCGGTCTTCGCGTCGGCCGCCTTGAGCTTCTTCGAGTGGGATCTGTTGACGCCACCGCGCTTCGTGGGCTGGGAGAACTACCGTGAGCTGCTGTTGGGCGCGGAGCTCGCGCGCATCGGCCTGCGGACGCTCTCGTTTAGCGCGCTCGTCGTCTCGGTGGGAACGAGCCTCGGGCTCGGGCTCGCGCTTCTGCTTCGGAGGCCCGGCGTCTTGTTCGCGCTGGCCCGCGGCGCCATTTTCAGCGCCTACGTCGTCAGCTGGGTGGCCGTCGCGCTCTTGTGGTTGTGGCTCCTCGATCCCGACGCCGGGCTCCTCGCCCGCGTCCTCGCCCGCGTGGGCCTACCCCGCCTCATGTTCCTCACCGATCCTGATCTCGCGCTCGTGACGCTGGCTATGGTCACTGTCTGGAAGACGACCGGCTACGCCATGGTCATCTTTCTTGGCGCCCTCGATGCGATCCCGAAGGCCCTCTCCGAGGCCGCAGCCCTCGATGGCGCGGGGCCTTTCGCCCGCTTTCGTTTCGTGATCTTGCCGGAGCTTCGTCCGACGGCAGCCTTCGTGGTGACGACGAGCCTCGTAGCCTCGTTCCAGGCCTTCGACGTGGTTCGCATCATGACGCAAGGTGGGCCCGCGAAGGCGACGACGCTGTTCGTCTACGCCATCTACGAGCAGATCTTCCTGAACCTCAGCGTCGGCAAGGCCAGCGCCCTCGCGACGGCGTTCCTGCTCCTCCTGGTGACGCTCTCGTGGCTCAACCTTCGCCTCTTTCGCGAGCGGGGGGCGCGCGCATGA
- a CDS encoding extracellular solute-binding protein: MSPNRLARRSVLLAGAAASLGCSRLPEEARGRVVVPFWFAYGGKNREVLLDLVRRYHASQRDVFIDAVFQGDYFEALAKVRTALAAGAAPPLTHVVGEVVPYLERAGVLEPLDAYPALRATRLVKALAQEGAYADQSDRARVAVPFNRSTPIMFVNADLLERESVATPRTWTELRAAAVRLTTRSPVRWGFVVPVSWWFWVAMMGQVGGRLVDGAGALTLGGEAGEEALRFLQRLVHDDRVMRPPPGRDYNAWSAANQDFLSGRAALLWTSTAYVRYLEDNASFRVVAAPLPFHVRPSVPTGGTFFVIMKAAPAEKKAAAADFLAYMCRADAAAEFATRTGYIPVSEPAIEKLRAEGYYARFPNDEVAVRQLEHVEPWPWSPALFRVQRDIVDPRLEDAVLRNLSPREVFAEARALAAKAMATQRRGS, translated from the coding sequence ATGAGCCCGAACCGCCTCGCGCGCCGTTCGGTCCTCCTCGCGGGCGCTGCCGCGTCACTTGGGTGCTCGCGGCTCCCGGAGGAAGCCAGAGGGCGCGTCGTCGTTCCCTTCTGGTTCGCGTACGGCGGCAAGAACCGCGAGGTGCTCTTGGACCTCGTGCGCCGCTACCACGCGTCTCAGCGCGACGTCTTCATCGATGCGGTCTTTCAGGGGGACTACTTCGAGGCGCTCGCGAAAGTGCGGACCGCGCTCGCGGCCGGTGCCGCGCCACCGCTCACGCACGTCGTTGGCGAGGTCGTGCCCTACCTCGAACGCGCGGGCGTGCTCGAGCCGCTTGACGCGTACCCAGCGCTGCGCGCCACGCGCTTGGTGAAGGCGCTCGCGCAAGAGGGCGCCTACGCCGACCAAAGCGACCGCGCTCGCGTTGCCGTGCCGTTCAACCGGTCGACGCCCATCATGTTCGTCAACGCGGACCTCCTCGAACGGGAGAGCGTTGCGACGCCTCGCACCTGGACCGAGCTGCGCGCCGCCGCGGTGCGCCTCACCACGCGCTCACCGGTGCGCTGGGGCTTCGTGGTCCCCGTCTCCTGGTGGTTCTGGGTGGCCATGATGGGGCAAGTCGGCGGGCGCCTCGTCGACGGCGCCGGTGCGTTGACGCTCGGCGGTGAGGCTGGCGAAGAGGCCCTCCGATTCCTCCAGCGGCTCGTTCACGATGACCGCGTGATGCGGCCGCCGCCGGGCCGCGACTACAACGCGTGGTCGGCGGCGAACCAGGATTTTCTCTCGGGCCGCGCCGCGCTCCTTTGGACCAGCACCGCGTACGTTCGTTACCTGGAGGACAACGCGTCGTTTCGCGTCGTGGCGGCTCCGCTGCCGTTCCACGTGCGGCCCTCCGTGCCGACGGGCGGGACGTTCTTCGTGATCATGAAGGCGGCGCCTGCGGAGAAGAAGGCGGCGGCGGCAGACTTCCTCGCCTACATGTGCCGCGCCGACGCCGCGGCGGAGTTTGCGACGCGCACCGGCTACATCCCTGTCTCCGAGCCCGCCATCGAGAAGCTCCGCGCCGAGGGCTATTACGCGCGCTTTCCCAACGATGAAGTGGCCGTGCGTCAGCTTGAGCACGTCGAGCCTTGGCCTTGGTCGCCGGCGCTCTTCCGAGTGCAGCGCGACATTGTCGACCCACGCCTCGAGGATGCGGTCCTTCGGAACCTTTCGCCGCGCGAGGTCTTCGCCGAAGCGCGCGCGCTCGCGGCCAAGGCCATGGCTACGCAAAGGCGCGGCTCATGA
- a CDS encoding ABC transporter ATP-binding protein gives MFPRRRDPVSCASVAESDVVVRLRDVAKSFRPRPGESKAPAALRGVSLDAHAGERIVIVGPSGCGKSTLLRLIAGLDVPDGGTISVGGRSLEGVAPQDRDVAMVFQGYALYPHMTVAENIAFPLRMRRMPAAEREAALSEVARVLRIEALLRRRPAELSGGERQRVAIGRALVRRPKVFLFDEPLSNLDAALRNDLRVELAQILRTLRGACLYVTHDQVEAMTLADRIVVMSQGAVRQVATPRELYERPADSFVATFVGTPKMNVVPGEVREGLVRFGPFEAADASASLPSSVLVGVRPEDLEVVDAPGDGPFEVVATEPLGAETVLFLRAGDLDVRVRRSGFEVRRPGERLHVRARTEKLHFFDPSKDGLRIP, from the coding sequence ATGTTCCCGCGGCGGCGAGACCCTGTAAGCTGCGCCTCCGTGGCCGAATCCGACGTCGTCGTGCGGCTCCGTGACGTGGCGAAGTCCTTTCGTCCGCGGCCCGGCGAGTCGAAAGCACCCGCGGCCCTCCGCGGCGTGTCGTTGGACGCTCACGCCGGCGAACGCATCGTCATTGTGGGCCCCTCCGGCTGCGGGAAGTCGACGCTCCTGCGTCTCATCGCTGGCCTCGACGTACCCGACGGCGGCACCATCTCCGTCGGCGGCCGGTCCCTTGAGGGCGTCGCGCCGCAAGATCGCGACGTGGCCATGGTCTTTCAGGGCTACGCCCTCTACCCCCACATGACGGTGGCCGAGAACATCGCGTTCCCGCTGCGCATGCGGCGCATGCCGGCGGCCGAGCGCGAGGCGGCCCTCTCCGAGGTCGCGCGCGTGCTCCGCATCGAAGCGCTCCTTCGGCGCCGGCCCGCGGAGCTCAGCGGCGGCGAACGTCAGCGGGTCGCCATCGGCCGCGCCCTGGTTCGTCGGCCCAAGGTCTTCCTCTTCGACGAGCCGCTGTCGAACCTCGACGCCGCGCTCCGCAACGACTTGCGTGTCGAACTCGCGCAAATCCTCCGCACGCTACGGGGCGCTTGCCTCTACGTCACCCATGACCAAGTCGAGGCCATGACGCTCGCCGATCGCATCGTCGTCATGAGCCAAGGCGCGGTCCGACAAGTCGCCACGCCGCGCGAACTCTACGAGAGGCCCGCCGACTCGTTCGTCGCGACCTTCGTCGGGACTCCGAAGATGAACGTGGTGCCGGGCGAGGTGCGAGAGGGGCTCGTGCGTTTTGGTCCTTTCGAAGCGGCGGATGCGTCGGCTTCCTTGCCCTCGAGCGTCCTCGTCGGTGTTCGCCCCGAAGACCTCGAGGTCGTGGACGCGCCGGGCGACGGTCCTTTCGAGGTCGTGGCGACCGAGCCGCTCGGCGCCGAGACGGTGCTCTTCCTGCGCGCCGGCGACCTCGACGTTCGCGTGCGACGAAGTGGCTTCGAGGTGCGCCGCCCCGGCGAACGCCTTCACGTGCGCGCGCGGACTGAGAAGCTTCACTTCTTCGACCCGTCCAAGGACGGTCTTCGGATCCCATGA
- a CDS encoding metallophosphoesterase, which yields MTDLHFGPEARFEGKLRKLSHHAARLTEEVVRELRETVKPELLVNLGDDIEDESYEADLERYRRCQALLKEGGAPVVNVAGNHDVIHLGKEELNASWGRPREAPLHYSFDEGPFHFVVLHTLEKRDVDVSIPLAQLRWLEADLTETQRPTVVFMHHPASEQDLTGNRWFAKAPHLALVRDRRALRHVFEASRKVELVVNGHVHWNHLDVIEGIPYVSVQSLIENLDDDAPGRPAKAFAVARLEERRITVHVHGEEPARYQFERRR from the coding sequence ATGACGGATCTTCACTTCGGCCCGGAAGCCCGCTTCGAGGGAAAGCTGCGAAAGCTCAGCCATCACGCCGCACGGCTGACGGAGGAGGTTGTTCGCGAGCTAAGGGAGACCGTGAAGCCCGAACTCCTCGTGAACCTGGGAGACGACATTGAGGACGAGTCCTACGAGGCCGACCTCGAGCGTTACCGACGCTGCCAAGCGCTCCTCAAGGAGGGAGGTGCCCCTGTCGTCAACGTGGCGGGCAACCACGACGTGATCCACCTCGGGAAAGAGGAGCTCAACGCCAGCTGGGGGAGGCCTCGCGAGGCGCCGCTCCATTACTCGTTCGACGAGGGGCCCTTTCATTTCGTGGTGCTCCACACGCTGGAAAAGAGGGACGTCGACGTGAGCATTCCCTTGGCGCAGCTCCGATGGCTCGAGGCGGACTTGACGGAAACACAAAGGCCGACGGTCGTCTTCATGCACCATCCTGCGAGTGAGCAGGACCTCACCGGCAACCGCTGGTTTGCGAAGGCGCCGCACCTCGCGCTCGTGCGAGACCGAAGGGCGCTGCGTCACGTGTTCGAGGCATCCCGGAAGGTCGAGCTGGTGGTCAACGGTCACGTCCACTGGAACCACCTCGACGTGATCGAGGGCATCCCTTACGTGTCGGTGCAGAGCCTCATCGAAAACCTGGACGACGACGCGCCGGGCCGCCCAGCCAAGGCCTTTGCTGTCGCGCGGCTCGAAGAGCGACGGATCACCGTGCACGTCCACGGCGAGGAGCCGGCGCGGTATCAGTTCGAGCGACGCCGCTGA
- a CDS encoding nucleotidyltransferase domain-containing protein has translation MAAGAPVIECASPFVELSSQTLGEFCRRWEVDRLRLVGSAKNGPFRPDSDLDFVFYGSFRARIFDPNGRPCRAATDELRTLVGRSVDLVSARLALANPFIAHDFFVRQEFTRHQGLLWNVQHAVASLAAAGPPEPALLDLVKRRTFEAALVSLGRACERESSIAEWRRIGLGALPWEEARAALGPIVRALHAVTDLPPWPCDRDLATLVNAIVSHSALVAEVTARELPASPALPEDTIREAGGDVPEVPAEGAAWPSADAPVLMLDSELHPQSRAAELTGLCRRFGIFRLVESRNARASVPQYAAFAETDARLYAAPGFIANDAVQAFGDLGATLLCARRIAVLDNPFAAYNAFIRRAFSPRDEGAWFVHAARNRLRDFAEATPATRLRGCGAALLRLGRAARCLSIEDLDSLGLRALPWEELRAAFDPWLSREPDARLPSAETVGELAQACLREHSAMRRVGAMALTHRPWVPQELMTLALGNMRPEAAHDWR, from the coding sequence ATGGCGGCGGGTGCCCCCGTCATTGAGTGCGCCTCCCCTTTTGTCGAGCTTTCATCGCAGACCCTCGGGGAGTTCTGCCGCCGCTGGGAGGTCGACCGGCTGCGACTCGTCGGCTCGGCGAAGAACGGCCCGTTTCGGCCGGACTCGGACCTCGACTTCGTGTTTTACGGGTCCTTTCGCGCGCGAATCTTCGATCCGAACGGTCGACCGTGTCGCGCGGCAACCGACGAGCTACGCACGCTCGTCGGTCGTTCCGTTGACCTTGTCTCCGCGCGCCTCGCGCTTGCGAATCCCTTCATCGCTCACGATTTTTTCGTTCGCCAAGAGTTCACACGCCACCAAGGTCTCCTGTGGAACGTGCAGCACGCGGTCGCCAGCCTTGCGGCGGCGGGCCCGCCCGAACCTGCGCTTCTTGATCTCGTCAAGCGCCGCACGTTCGAGGCGGCCCTCGTGTCCCTGGGCCGCGCCTGCGAGAGAGAGAGCAGCATCGCCGAGTGGCGCCGCATCGGACTTGGGGCGCTTCCGTGGGAAGAGGCTCGTGCGGCGCTAGGGCCCATCGTACGAGCCCTGCACGCGGTCACGGACCTTCCACCATGGCCGTGCGATCGCGACCTGGCGACGCTCGTGAATGCCATCGTCTCGCACTCAGCGCTCGTCGCTGAAGTGACAGCGCGCGAGCTACCGGCAAGCCCCGCGCTCCCCGAGGACACCATCCGGGAGGCCGGGGGAGACGTTCCCGAAGTCCCGGCGGAGGGAGCGGCGTGGCCTTCCGCCGACGCGCCGGTCCTGATGCTGGATAGTGAACTCCATCCGCAGAGCCGCGCGGCAGAGCTCACAGGGCTCTGTCGCCGCTTTGGGATCTTCCGTCTCGTTGAATCACGAAACGCTCGAGCCAGTGTGCCTCAGTATGCCGCGTTCGCCGAAACCGACGCTCGCCTCTACGCCGCCCCCGGCTTCATCGCGAACGACGCAGTGCAGGCCTTCGGGGACCTAGGCGCCACCTTGCTCTGCGCCCGACGCATCGCGGTCCTCGACAACCCCTTCGCGGCGTACAACGCGTTCATCAGACGGGCCTTTTCACCACGAGACGAAGGTGCGTGGTTCGTTCACGCGGCACGCAATCGACTCCGAGACTTCGCGGAAGCAACGCCAGCGACGCGCCTTCGGGGCTGCGGTGCGGCGCTTCTGCGCCTCGGGCGGGCCGCGCGATGCCTCTCCATCGAGGACCTGGACAGCCTCGGGCTCCGCGCCTTGCCGTGGGAGGAACTTCGCGCGGCGTTCGACCCGTGGCTGTCGCGCGAGCCTGACGCACGTCTTCCCTCCGCAGAAACCGTTGGCGAACTCGCCCAGGCCTGCTTGAGGGAACACTCGGCGATGCGCCGCGTGGGCGCGATGGCGCTTACGCACCGACCTTGGGTTCCGCAAGAACTGATGACCCTCGCGCTCGGTAACATGCGGCCCGAAGCCGCGCACGACTGGCGCTAA